One window from the genome of Diorhabda sublineata isolate icDioSubl1.1 chromosome 10, icDioSubl1.1, whole genome shotgun sequence encodes:
- the LOC130449910 gene encoding kelch-like protein 5 encodes MSIAESPSKDSGNTSLEGSINNLSGEFSILSMSLCSTVSSTLEHFRCEGHAEHSLACMKNYLQAGKLCDVTLIAGSNGKRVQAHRLVLSAASEYFSAMFTGSLSNNDESEITLVNVNGDVLQAVVDYCYTGCIEIREDNVETLLSTACLMLLHEVVEACSRFLAHQLHPSNCLGIAVFAEHQACSSLLQEANAYTSQHFMQVIKNQEFLQLNVDQMSALLNNDDLNVTCEEHIFQALMMWIQHDPESRRQYIGHLLGLVKLPLLTPAFLTDQVEPVCEGDMACQKLIMEAMKWHLLPKRRLQMSSARTRPRKATLGKLIVVGGMDKNKGATTIESYDPRCDAWVVAHHMNGRRLQFGIALMGEKLLIVGGRDGLKTLNSMECLDMESGQWAQLTPMNTHRHGLGVAVLGGTLYAVGGHDGWSYLNTVERWDPSSRSWQYVAPMQNQRCSAGMGVLGGKLYAVGGRDGASCLRTVECYDPHTNKWTMVAPLSRRRGGVGVAVANGYLYAMGGQDAPANNPAASRFDCVERYDPNTDSWTQMASLSTKRDAVAACLFGDKLFAIGGYDGSHYLRTVEQYDPNTNEWNTLAPLITGRAGACVIAVNNSVQNKE; translated from the exons ATGTCTATTGCCGAGAGTCCTTCCAAAGATTCAGGAAATACAAGTTTAGAAGGTAGCATTAATAACTTGTCAGGTGAATTTAGTATATTATCCATGTCTCTTTGTTCAACGGTCTCTTCAACCCTGGAGCATTTCAGATGCGAGGGTCATGCAGAGCACAGTCTTGCatgtatgaaaaattatttacaagcaGGAAAACTCTGTGATGTCACCCTTATTGCAGGATCAAATGGAAAACGAGTACAAGCACATAG attGGTGCTATCGGCAGCAAGTGAGTATTTTTCAGCGATGTTTACAGGAAGTCTTAGTAATAATGACGAGTCAGAAATAACATTAGTTAATGTAAATGGGGATGTATTACAAGCAGTCGTTGATTATTGTTATACAGGATGTATAGAAATCAGAGAAGACAATGTAGAAACATTACTATCCACGGCATGCTTAATGCTACTACACGAAGTTGTGGAAGCATGTTCTAG atttttaGCTCACCAATTACATCCTAGCAACTGTTTGGGAATAGCAGTATTTGCAGAACATCAGGCTTGTTCGAGTTTACTTCAAGAAGCAAATGCTTACACAAGTCAACATTTCATGCAG GTAATCAAAAACCAAGAATTTCTTCAATTGAACGTTGATCAGATGTCTGCTCTACTTAATAACGATGACCTGAATGTAACATGCGAAGAACACATTTTTCAAGCTCTGATGATGTGGATTCAACATGATCCTGAGAGTAGACGTCAATATATCGGACATTTATTGGGATTAGTCAAGTTACCTCTTCTAACTCCTGCATTTTTAACAGATCAAGTAGAACCTGTATGTGAag gtGATATGGCTTGCCAAAAACTGATAATGGAAGCTATGAAATGGCACTTACTACCTAAACGTCGTCTTCAGATGTCTAGCGCAAGAACTAGACCAAGAAAAGCAACGTTAGGAAAATTAATCGTAGTCGGAGGCATGGATAAAAATAAGGGTGCTACAACAATAGAAAGTTATGATCCAAGATGTGATGCTTGGGTAGTAGCGCATCACATGAATGGAAGGAGGTTGCAGTTTGGAATAGCACTTATGGGAGAAAA ATTATTGATAGTCGGTGGTAGAGATGGCTTAAAAACGTTAAATAGCATGGAATGTTTGGATATGGAAAGCGGTCAATGGGCACAACTCACCCCTATGAACACTCACAGGCACGGTTTGGGTGTAGCAGTTTTAGGAGGTACTTTATATGCTGTCGGCGGTCATGACGGATGGAGTTATCTCAATACGGTCGAAAGGTGGGATCCTTCGTCTCGTAGCTGGCAATATGTCGCTCCGATGCAAAATCAACGGTGTTCTGCCGGTATGGGGGTTTTAGGAGGTAAATTATATGCCGTTGGTGGTCGGGATGGTGCTTCATGTCTTCGTACTGTCGAATGTTACGATCCTCACACTAACAAATGGACTATGGTAGCTCCTTTGTCTAGGAGAAGAGGTGGAGTTGGTGTAGCTGTAGCTAATGGATATTTGTATGCTATGGGAGGACAAGATGCTCCTGCTAACAATCCAGCCGCATCTAGATTTGATTGTGTCGAAAGATATGATCCCA ataCGGATTCTTGGACACAAATGGCGTCTCTGTCGACTAAACGAGATGCAGTTGCAGCTTGTCTATTTGGTGATAAATTATTTGCTATAGGAGGTTACGATGGTAGCCATTATCTTCGTACTGTCGAACAATATGATCCGAATACTAACGAGTGGAATACGTTGGCGCCGCTAATAACGGGACGCGCCGGCGCATGCGTTATCGCAGTTAATAATAGTGTACAAAATAAggaataa
- the LOC130449912 gene encoding uncharacterized protein LOC130449912 isoform X2 has protein sequence MVKTCCISGCISGSLKDCGIRSSQNIKQTSIFGIPKDATLLAQWSSILNMTLTKHHCICDYHFKEEDIVKSRKIDYSDGIIKEYELKRWTLLPNGVPVNLQPRQYDIEKPTINVQKPFQQLDNRINIRKKPASTSIEKISPLPIKIRKIASSDDKHPQFISHKTSLNSIPDQLVDKMQIAVNNVETRFDAEQVFLNEIDSNNVSFKKKRQLSLNLKVTTSADLSKLLEEVKRTPVCEGTGIEETSVSGNYPGLILNNYKRLPRNPRCFACRTLRDRLFTKAARQCTAANKRYKSQIPLKRLKNKCNCLQKKVNYHRMSY, from the exons atgGTGAAAACTTGTTGTATTTCTGGATGTATAAGTGGTTCTTTAAAAGATTGTGGAATTCGTtcatctcaaaatataaaacaaacaagtATCTTTGGAATACCAAAG gaCGCTACGCTGCTAGCACAATGGTCTTCTATTTTGAACATGACTTTAACGAAACATCATTGTATCTGCGATTATCATtttaaagaagaagatattgTGAAATCGCGGAAGATTGATTATTCAGATGGAATAATCAAAGAATATGAATTGAAACGGTGGACCCTATTGCCAAATGGTGTACCAGTTAACCTACAGCCAAGACAATATGATATTGAA AAGCCAACCATCAATGTGCAAAAGCCTTTTCAACAGTTGGACAATCGTattaacattagaaaaaaacCAGCGTCAACATCAATCGAAAAGATCTCGCCTTTGCCGATAAAAATCCGAAAAATTGCAAGTTCTGACGATAAACATCCACAATTTATTTCACATAAAACATCATTAAATAGTATACCTGATCAACTAGTAGACAAGATGCAAATTGCTGTGAACAATGTAGAGACAAGATTTGATGCAgaacaagtttttttaaatgaaattgattCAAACAAT GTTTCATTCAAGAAGAAAAGACAACTCAGCTTAAACTTGAAAGTTACTACTTCTGCAGATCTTTCTAAGCTTCTTGAAGAAGTGAAGCGAACACCCGTTTGTGAAGGAACAGGAATTGAAGAAACGAG CGTCTCTGGAAATTATCCCGGTCTCATTCTGAACAATTATAAACGGCTACCACGGAATCCGAGATGTTTTGCATGCCGCACTCTTCGTGATCGACTCTTCACTAAAGCAGCTAGACAGTGTACTGCTGCAAATAAAAGATACAAATCTCAAATACCTCTGAAACGACTTAAAAACAAATGTAATTGCTTACAGAAAAAGGTGAACTATCATCGAATGTCTTATTAA
- the LOC130449912 gene encoding uncharacterized protein LOC130449912 isoform X1, whose protein sequence is MVKTCCISGCISGSLKDCGIRSSQNIKQTSIFGIPKDATLLAQWSSILNMTLTKHHCICDYHFKEEDIVKSRKIDYSDGIIKEYELKRWTLLPNGVPVNLQPRQYDIEKPTINVQKPFQQLDNRINIRKKPASTSIEKISPLPIKIRKIASSDDKHPQFISHKTSLNSIPDQLVDKMQIAVNNVETRFDAEQVFLNEIDSNNTPKNIKELLDSFLSVMPEYWYYILHDNQLVLVYTNPFRETEKLRVFIQDDFSVMVSFKKKRQLSLNLKVTTSADLSKLLEEVKRTPVCEGTGIEETSVSGNYPGLILNNYKRLPRNPRCFACRTLRDRLFTKAARQCTAANKRYKSQIPLKRLKNKCNCLQKKVNYHRMSY, encoded by the exons atgGTGAAAACTTGTTGTATTTCTGGATGTATAAGTGGTTCTTTAAAAGATTGTGGAATTCGTtcatctcaaaatataaaacaaacaagtATCTTTGGAATACCAAAG gaCGCTACGCTGCTAGCACAATGGTCTTCTATTTTGAACATGACTTTAACGAAACATCATTGTATCTGCGATTATCATtttaaagaagaagatattgTGAAATCGCGGAAGATTGATTATTCAGATGGAATAATCAAAGAATATGAATTGAAACGGTGGACCCTATTGCCAAATGGTGTACCAGTTAACCTACAGCCAAGACAATATGATATTGAA AAGCCAACCATCAATGTGCAAAAGCCTTTTCAACAGTTGGACAATCGTattaacattagaaaaaaacCAGCGTCAACATCAATCGAAAAGATCTCGCCTTTGCCGATAAAAATCCGAAAAATTGCAAGTTCTGACGATAAACATCCACAATTTATTTCACATAAAACATCATTAAATAGTATACCTGATCAACTAGTAGACAAGATGCAAATTGCTGTGAACAATGTAGAGACAAGATTTGATGCAgaacaagtttttttaaatgaaattgattCAAACAAT acTCCTAAGAACATTAAGGAATTGTTGGACTCTTTTTTGAGTGTGATGCCTGAGTATTGGTATTATATACTTCATGATAACCAATTAGTACTTGTTTATACTAATCCCTTTAGGGAAACCGAAAAACTTCGCGTTTTTATACAAGATGATTTTTCAGTAATG GTTTCATTCAAGAAGAAAAGACAACTCAGCTTAAACTTGAAAGTTACTACTTCTGCAGATCTTTCTAAGCTTCTTGAAGAAGTGAAGCGAACACCCGTTTGTGAAGGAACAGGAATTGAAGAAACGAG CGTCTCTGGAAATTATCCCGGTCTCATTCTGAACAATTATAAACGGCTACCACGGAATCCGAGATGTTTTGCATGCCGCACTCTTCGTGATCGACTCTTCACTAAAGCAGCTAGACAGTGTACTGCTGCAAATAAAAGATACAAATCTCAAATACCTCTGAAACGACTTAAAAACAAATGTAATTGCTTACAGAAAAAGGTGAACTATCATCGAATGTCTTATTAA
- the LOC130449290 gene encoding zinc finger CCCH-type with G patch domain-containing protein has protein sequence MDLEEIKSYEQQLIQVNQALSKCLSGPSKEELLTLKSHLTELLELASGNTETSNNNSNEETLDDEFAAFMAEMEMEGAVQKKNEEVEVLEIDVNEIEGKKCRAPHQHQWGSVAYHNAMICSVDSNENEILKVRVLFTNPTHQEMLPCPFYYTSECKFSEEQCRFSHGEVVPYSSLQDYIEPNFEVLNTGSIVLAKKKDNLWYRAQIKRLYEQKCLVKFENDCKEAEINLEHIFPLFNETDENSDNDDESLVVVSNIEEVVNKSLMITPTKQALGEWEQYTKGIGSKLMSKMGYIIGTGLGKNAEGRVDPVSAFIFPAGKSLDHCMNLRELSGGDKDLFSVERKLKRIQKRQEIQSRKNYERQEKQQNVFAFINKTVQGNEDSPKKSEIRETIKKETDRSLNIKSVTIDEDIRKIERDLEHIKTSLNRQKDTTLEVYKKLRDKLNQREIELVQCRKNAQMIKNEQSLRSNKKKMTVF, from the exons atGGACctagaagaaataaaatcataCGAACAACAG TTGATTCAAGTGAATCAAGCTCTTTCCAAGTGCTTATCAGGCCCAAGTAAAGAAGAATTACTAACATTAAAATCACATTTGACAGAATTATTAGAACTAGCTAGTGGAAATACGGAAACTTCTAACAACAACAGTAATGAAGAAACTCTTGACGATGAGTTTGCAGCATTTATGGCAGAAATGGAAATGGAAGGTGCAGTTCaaaaaaagaatgaagaagTGGAAGTATTAGAGATTGATGTTAATGAGATTGAAGGGAAAAAATGTAGAGCCCCACACCAACATCAATGGGGAAGCGTCGCTTATCACAATGCAATGATTTGTTCAGttgattcaaatgaaaatgaaatacttAAG GTCAGAGTTCTTTTTACCAATCCTACTCACCAAGAAATGTTACCTTGCCCGTTTTATTACACATCTGAATGTAAATTTTCAGAAGAGCAATGCAGATTTTCTCACGGTGAGGTAGTTCCATATTCTAGCCTTCAGGATTACATTGAGCCCAATTTTGAAGTACTAAATACGG GTAGTATAGTATTAGCAAAAAAGAAAGATAATTTATGGTATAGGGCACAAATCAAAAgattatatgaacaaaaatgttTGGTGAAATTCGAAAACGATTGTAAGGAAGCAGAGATTAATTTGGaacatatttttccattattcaaCGAAACGGATGAGAATAGTGATAATGACGATGAAAGTTTAGTAGTTGTTAGTAATATAGAAGAAGTAGTTAATAAAAGTTTAATGATAACACCTACTAAGCAAGCATTAGGTGAATGGGAACAGTATACAAAG GGTATAGGATCCAAATTGATGTCCAAAATGGGTTACATCATAGGGACAGGTCTGGGAAAGAATGCTGAAGGTAGAGTTGATCCGGTCAGTGCATTTATATTTCCGGCTGGTAAATCGTTAG ATCACTGCATGAATTTACGGGAACTCTCTGGTGGTGATAAAGATCTTTTTAGTGTGGAAAGGAAATTGAAGCGGATTCAGAAGAGACAAGAAATTCAGTCTAGAAAGAATTACGAAAGGCAAGAGAAACAACAAAATGTTTTTgcgtttataaataaaactgtaCAAGGAAATGAAGATAGTCcgaaaaaatcagaaatcaGAGAGACTATTAAGAAAGAAACTGATAGAAGTTTGAATATAAAGAGTGTAACAATAGATGAAGATATTAGGAAAATCGAAAGAGATTTAGAACATATAAAAACGTCTTTAAATAGACAGAAAGATACAACATTGGAAGTATACAAAAAGTTGAGGGATAAATTAAATCAAAGAGAAATAGAACTTGTTCAGTGTAGAAAAAATGCTCAGATGATTAAAAATGAGCAAAGTTTGAGAagcaataagaaaaaaatgacagtATTTTGA
- the LOC130449568 gene encoding high mobility group protein B3-like — translation MMSDESENDGAYVDHQEKDIYYKKYKLLLEECSNLQRSNEILVFRIQEVNKITKRRLKDIKFFKQRLLNNYEEDWSVIPNLDEALNEEGDKRSIQHLLLSGKIKEEKFDEEEKADKKPIKKTTKRKTHKSEKDPNAPKRPSNPFFQFCQEQRQILMEQIAAELKPGEVEPTKQELTRQLAIRWKTLSVPDRKVYVDRYERSKEKYAAELEEYNMKK, via the coding sequence atgatGTCTGATGAATCCGAAAACGATGGTGCTTATGTAGACCATCaagaaaaagatatttattataaaaaatataaattattactagAAGAATGTTCTAATTTACAACGATCAAACGAGATATTAGTTTTTAGAATAcaagaagtaaataaaataacaaaaagaagaCTGAAAGATATTAAATTCTTCAAACAAAGgttattgaataattatgaaGAAGATTGGTCTGTTATTCCTAATTTAGATGAAGCTTTAAATGAAGAAGGCGATAAAAGATCTATTCAGCATTTGTTACTCTCTGGTAAAATAAAGGAAGAGAAATTTGATGAAGAGGAAAAAGCAGATAAAAAGCCTATTAAAAAAACAACCAAaagaaaaactcataaatccgaaAAGGATCCTAATGCCCCGAAAAGGCCATCAAATCCCTTCTTTCAATTTTGTCAAGAACAGCGTCAAATTCTGATGGAACAAATAGCAGCAGAATTAAAGCCTGGAGAAGTTGAACCAACCAAACAGGAATTAACAAGACAATTGGCTATTAGGTGGAAAACTTTGTCAGTACCTGATAGAAAAGTGTATGTAGATAGATATGAACGATCTAAGGAGAAATATGCTGCAGAACTAGAggaatataatatgaaaaaatga